In Saccharomonospora marina XMU15, one genomic interval encodes:
- the pqqE gene encoding pyrroloquinoline quinone biosynthesis protein PqqE, producing MPQPFGLLAEVTHQCPLHCVYCSNPLALRDRQDELVTDDWLRVIGEAAALGVVQVHFSGGEPLVRGDLETLVAECRRLGLYTNLITSGLGLTESRARSLVSAGLNSAQLSIQGEAAESTNLVAASKRFDKKEQAARIIREAGLPLNMNVVLHRLNLSRLDAIIDVCVAWGAERLELANTQYYGWALRNRDLLMPSKAQLDEAVGVYERRKAELGQRMELLWILPDYYEPYPKPCMGGWAQTALTVAPDGVVYPCPVAAEITTMNFVSVRDHDLAWIWQKSDSFEAFRGTEWMADPCRSCPRKETDFGGCRCQAFALTGDPARTDPVCMHSPDHHLVRDALVRANQVGAGEVGEAGHEQLVYRRPPASARR from the coding sequence ATGCCGCAGCCGTTCGGCCTGCTGGCCGAGGTGACGCACCAGTGCCCGCTGCACTGCGTCTATTGTTCGAACCCACTGGCACTGCGCGATCGGCAGGACGAGTTGGTCACCGACGACTGGCTGCGGGTGATCGGTGAGGCGGCCGCGCTCGGTGTCGTGCAGGTCCACTTCTCCGGCGGCGAACCCCTTGTTCGTGGCGATCTGGAGACGCTGGTCGCGGAGTGCCGTCGCCTCGGCCTGTACACGAACCTGATCACAAGCGGGCTCGGACTCACGGAGAGCCGTGCGAGATCGCTGGTTTCGGCGGGGCTCAACAGCGCGCAGCTGAGCATCCAGGGGGAGGCCGCGGAGTCGACGAACCTGGTCGCGGCGAGCAAGCGGTTCGACAAGAAGGAGCAAGCCGCACGCATCATTCGCGAAGCCGGGCTGCCGTTGAACATGAACGTGGTCCTGCACCGGTTGAACCTTTCCCGGCTGGACGCGATCATCGACGTCTGCGTGGCGTGGGGTGCCGAACGCCTGGAACTGGCGAACACCCAGTACTACGGCTGGGCTCTTCGCAACCGGGATCTGCTGATGCCGAGCAAAGCCCAGCTGGACGAAGCGGTCGGTGTCTACGAACGCCGCAAGGCCGAGCTGGGGCAGCGCATGGAGCTGCTCTGGATCCTCCCGGACTACTACGAGCCCTATCCCAAGCCGTGCATGGGTGGCTGGGCGCAGACCGCGCTGACCGTCGCTCCCGACGGGGTGGTCTATCCGTGCCCGGTGGCCGCGGAGATCACGACGATGAACTTCGTCTCGGTACGCGACCACGACCTCGCCTGGATCTGGCAGAAGTCCGATTCGTTCGAGGCATTCCGGGGAACCGAGTGGATGGCCGACCCGTGCCGCAGCTGCCCGCGCAAGGAGACGGATTTCGGCGGATGCCGTTGCCAGGCCTTCGCGCTCACCGGTGATCCGGCGCGAACCGATCCTGTTTGCATGCACTCGCCCGACCACCACCTGGTGCGGGACGCCCTGGTTCGCGCGAACCAGGTCGGTGCCGGAGAAGTCGGCGAAGCAGGCCACGAGCAGCTTGTCTACCGGCGCCCACCCGCGTCGGCGCGGAGGTAG